The DNA sequence ATCAGGAAGGGGTGGTCGGCGCGAAACTCGACCGGCTCCTCATCCGGCATGAAGATCGCCGTGCGCTCCATCATGATCGCCGTGGCCGCGGCTGCTTCGGTGCCTTTCTCGTCGATGTCCAGGAACGTCTTCTGCAGCACTTTGCTGATCACCAGGTCGCCCGGCCCGGCGCCTTCGATCAGGCCGGAGAAGTCCGCCGCGTTCGTGAAGGCGTCGCCGAGGCCGAGGGCGATCAGCGGGTCGTTCAGCTCGTAATTGGCTTCGATGGAGACTTTCGGCAGCACGAGGTGCACGCGTTTCTGCCCGGCCGTGTCCATGTCTGACAGGAGCGCTGTGAAGCTGTCCGGCGTCATGGCGGAGGCAACATCCATCAGGCCGTCCTGTGCGTCCGGGAGGATCACCGTGAGGGCATAGTCATCCCCGGCATAGTCGAGGTCCAGCGCCGCATAGCCGTCGCGGGAGAGGTAGCGCGCCTTCTTCAGCGTCTGGCTCATCAGCTTCGCCGTCATCTCACCCGACGGCGCGTAGAACGTTCCGTCCTGCGTGGCTTCGGCCTTGAACGGGCTTTGCCAGTCGGCCTTGAACCAGACGGCATTGGTGAGGATCAGTTCGGTCAGGCCAGGGCGGATCGCGCCGGGCGGGATCAGATCGTGGATCTTGTCATTGGTGTGATCCTCGACCCAGGTGTTGATGAGTTTCGCGGCGGCGGCTGGCTGGCTGAAATCGACCAGGGCGACCTTGGCCTTCATGACACCTTCGACGGCCTGCCGGTAAGCAGCCTGCAGGCTTGAGCCTTCGCGCAGCCAGACGGCATTCGCGACGGTCAGCTTGGTCTTTTCCGTGTCTGCCGTCACCGCATCGTTCAGCGTGTTCTGCGCTGCAGGGA is a window from the uncultured Hyphomonas sp. genome containing:
- a CDS encoding serpin family protein — protein: MRRSIVPALTAFAMLGACQQPAAAPEPESPAAPGTSPTPAEETPAVPTAAPTLETAAPLARGNNLFAWSLYDALQDKPGNLFVSPASVSEAFALLYPGAAGDTSTQMGSVFGFDGIPAEIFPAAQNTLNDAVTADTEKTKLTVANAVWLREGSSLQAAYRQAVEGVMKAKVALVDFSQPAAAAKLINTWVEDHTNDKIHDLIPPGAIRPGLTELILTNAVWFKADWQSPFKAEATQDGTFYAPSGEMTAKLMSQTLKKARYLSRDGYAALDLDYAGDDYALTVILPDAQDGLMDVASAMTPDSFTALLSDMDTAGQKRVHLVLPKVSIEANYELNDPLIALGLGDAFTNAADFSGLIEGAGPGDLVISKVLQKTFLDIDEKGTEAAAATAIMMERTAIFMPDEEPVEFRADHPFLIALRHKPTGTVMFLGRVEAPPPADD